A stretch of the Opisthocomus hoazin isolate bOpiHoa1 chromosome 2, bOpiHoa1.hap1, whole genome shotgun sequence genome encodes the following:
- the LOC104336483 gene encoding glutathione S-transferase, whose translation MSGKPKLHYFNGRGRMEPIRWLLAAAGVEFEECFLETKDDLIKLQKGGSLLFQQVPMVEIDGMKMVQTRAISNYIATKYNLYGKDLKERALIDMYVEGLLDLYELLMTHNFQPADKKEQHLATIVDKATNRYFPVYEKVLRDHGQDFLVGKQLSKGDVLLLETLLMAEECKPDILAKFPLLQSFKARISNIPTIKKFLQPGSQRKPPTQEKDVPKVIKIFH comes from the exons ATGTCTGGGAAACCCAAGCTGCACTACTTCAATGGGCGAGGCCGAATGGAACCAATACGGTGGCTACTAGCAGCCGCCGGGGTTGAG TTTGAAGAATGTTTTCTGGAAACAAAGGATGATCTGATAAAGTTACAGAAGG GTGGATCCCTGCTGTTTCAGCAAGTGCCAATGGTGGAGATTGATGGGATGAAGATGGTGCAGACCAGAGCCATTAGCAACTACATAGCAACGAAGTACAACCTCTACGGGAAAGACCTGAAGGAGAGAGCCCT AATTGATATGTATGTGGAAGGGCTATTGGATCTGTATGAGTTACTCATGACCCATAATTTCCAACCAGCGGATAAAAAGGAGCAACATTTAGCTACTATTGTGGACAAGGCCACAAACAGATACTTCCCAGTCTATGAGAAG GTTTTGAGAGACCATGGACAAGACTTCCTTGTTGGCAAACAGCTTAGCAAGGGGGATGTGCTACTACTTGAAACCCTTTTAATGGCAGAAGAATGCAAGCCTGATATACTTGCCAAATTTCCTCTCTTGCAG agTTTTAAAGCAAGAATAAGCAATATCCCCACCATAAAAAAattcctgcagcctggcagccagAGGAAACCACCAACACAAGAAAAAGATGTACCAAAAGTGATTAAAATTTTCCACTGA
- the LOC104336502 gene encoding glutathione S-transferase, with the protein MAGKPKLHYSKGRGRMESIRWLLAAAGVEFEEEFIETKEDLEKLRNDGVLLFQQVPMVEIDGMKMVQTRAILSYIAGKYNLYGKDLKERAWIDMYVEGTTDLMGVIMHLPFQPADTKEKNLALIIERAATRYFPVYEKALKDHGHDYLVGNKLSWADIQLLEAILMVEECKPDILSAFPLLQAFKGRISNIPTIKKFLQPGSQRSPPEDEKCIAAVKKIFDI; encoded by the exons ATGGCCGGGAAACCCAAGCTGCACTATagcaagggaaggggaaggatggAATCAATCCGCTGGCTGTTAGCAGCAGCTGGGGTTGAg tttgaGGAAGAATTCATAGAAACGAAGGAAGACCTAGAAAAGTTACGCAATG ATGGAGTCCTGCTGTTCCAGCAAGTGCCCATGGTGGAGATCGATGGGATGAAGATGGTGCAGACCAGAGCCATCCTCAGCTACATTGCAGGAAAGTACAACCTGTATGGAAAAGACCTGAAGGAGAGAGCCTG GATTGATATGTACGTGGAAGGAACAACAGACCTGATGGGAGTGATCATGCATCTCCCTTTTCAACCAGctgacacaaaagaaaaaaatcttgccttAATCATTGAACGAGCTGCAACCAGGTACTTTCCTGTTTATGAAAAG GCCTTAAAAGACCATGGGCATGATTATCTTGTCGGCAACAAATTAAGCTGGGCAGACATCCAGCTGCTGGAAGCCATTTTAATGGTAGAAGAATGTAAGCCCGATATCCTGTCTGCATTCCCTCTGCTGCAG GCTTTTAAAGGAAGAATAAGCAACATTCCAACAATCAAAAAATTCTTGCAGCCTGGCAGCCAGAGGAGTCCACCAGAAGATGAGAAGTGTattgctgctgtgaagaaaatattcGATATCTAA